TTCTGCCTCATCGAGAACAAATGGATGGTTTTTTTATGGTGCGCTTGCAACAGAGAAGGAGTTAATGAAGGGGAAAGCACTATATTCTTCCCAAAGTCTCCTCTTTGCACACCCAGAGAAGAGAATAATTCTGGGAAATATTAATTAATGATTATTTGAACTTGATATAAAGGGGATTTGTTGATTAATCTATAGATAAAATTTAGGAAAAGGCAATGATTTCAGATTCAGATATCACAATTCTATTCAAGATTTTGATTGGTGTGGCTTGGATTGATGGTAAAATTCAGTCAGAGGAACGGGATTATCTCTATCGGCTAGCAAAAGAAAAGGGTGTGGATAACGATCCTGAACTTTATCCCTGGCTTTATGAATTTCGCAGTGTATCACCTACTCAATGTTATGAGTGGGTGCAAGAGTATTTAGGCGATCGCCCTTCTTCTGAAAAATGCCAAAATTTAATTGAAGAGATCAGCGCTTTAATTTACAGTGA
This genomic stretch from Phormidium ambiguum IAM M-71 harbors:
- a CDS encoding TerB family tellurite resistance protein — its product is MISDSDITILFKILIGVAWIDGKIQSEERDYLYRLAKEKGVDNDPELYPWLYEFRSVSPTQCYEWVQEYLGDRPSSEKCQNLIEEISALIYSDSEVTSEEAQLITAIQQLDPNNNPPQTIQNAVLGSIQKLYKRWVLNQN